One genomic segment of Methanothermococcus okinawensis IH1 includes these proteins:
- a CDS encoding tetratricopeptide repeat protein — MNKNAKIIVGIICIIATVALAINAYSTYTSKATAIKYTNEAIPIVRDAIANDNMTEYQEAESLLKKAINADPNYPWAWYNLANVYINQDHFHHYDKYPYHTYEQDGLSDEQKYYDEGIHAAKKFMELMPEAKALGLVRIGDANYFYYDSYPDRKNKVLPPYFEASKNIKVLEKYGGKGAVSTLYANIARTYLAMDEFPKALEYYNKSAEVVPEGPAYEHYIWSYIINAEFGNSDYKTANYFCHKFVDEYGPKEDWTMDLGMMPTAVSAYELGKYDEVLKMCNGIFDYDSESAYTGEANRYIAMVDMKKGKKEDAIKHLMKNVEFSTSMTPEAGDDAPADIPVGYYERGLAYYYLGEYTGNKTYYQKALKDFEYLANNKNVSDRIIAHENYYFLGTEMAAFTSAKLGNNEDAVKYAKKAVYELNNDKLQLVGWNKYFGKYANNIYELAKEGKLSNSPLPSFLYQVEH, encoded by the coding sequence ATGAATAAAAATGCAAAAATTATAGTGGGTATCATATGTATTATAGCCACTGTTGCTTTGGCAATTAACGCATATTCAACATATACATCAAAGGCAACAGCAATAAAATATACAAATGAAGCAATACCCATAGTAAGAGACGCAATAGCAAACGACAACATGACGGAATATCAAGAAGCAGAAAGTTTATTAAAAAAAGCTATTAACGCCGACCCAAATTATCCTTGGGCTTGGTATAACTTAGCAAATGTATATATAAATCAAGACCATTTCCATCACTACGATAAATACCCATACCACACTTATGAACAGGATGGATTATCTGACGAACAAAAATACTACGATGAAGGAATCCATGCAGCTAAAAAGTTCATGGAACTAATGCCTGAGGCAAAAGCATTAGGTCTTGTAAGAATTGGAGATGCAAATTACTTCTACTACGATAGTTATCCAGATAGAAAAAATAAAGTATTACCACCTTATTTTGAAGCATCAAAAAACATAAAAGTTCTTGAAAAATACGGTGGAAAAGGAGCCGTATCTACATTATATGCTAACATAGCAAGAACCTATTTGGCTATGGACGAATTCCCAAAGGCTCTTGAATATTACAATAAATCTGCCGAAGTAGTTCCAGAAGGTCCAGCATACGAGCACTATATATGGTCATATATAATAAATGCAGAATTCGGAAATTCAGATTATAAAACAGCAAATTACTTCTGTCATAAATTCGTAGATGAATACGGTCCAAAAGAAGATTGGACAATGGATTTAGGAATGATGCCAACAGCAGTTTCAGCTTATGAATTAGGTAAATATGATGAAGTTCTAAAAATGTGCAATGGCATATTCGATTATGACTCAGAATCCGCATACACAGGAGAAGCAAATAGATATATTGCAATGGTAGATATGAAAAAAGGTAAAAAAGAAGATGCCATAAAACACCTTATGAAAAATGTTGAATTCTCCACAAGCATGACTCCTGAGGCTGGAGATGATGCTCCAGCAGATATTCCAGTTGGATACTATGAAAGAGGGTTAGCATATTACTATCTTGGAGAATACACCGGAAATAAAACATACTATCAAAAAGCTTTAAAAGATTTCGAATACTTAGCAAACAATAAAAATGTCAGCGATAGAATTATTGCCCATGAAAACTATTATTTCTTAGGAACTGAAATGGCTGCATTTACCAGTGCTAAATTAGGAAATAATGAAGATGCAGTTAAATATGCTAAAAAGGCTGTTTATGAGCTAAACAACGATAAACTCCAACTTGTTGGATGGAATAAATACTTTGGAAAATATGCAAATAATATATATGAGCTCGCAAAAGAAGGCAAGTTATCCAATAGCCCACTCCCTTCATTCCTGTATCAGGTAGAACATTAA
- a CDS encoding MogA/MoaB family molybdenum cofactor biosynthesis protein, with protein sequence MHKGLDNVKYAVITVSDSRFNELLCGKDIEDKSGDYLRNELKAQYYALIPDNRDMLKGLINHIIDFFDIDCIVITGGTGISNRDNTPDVLSELFEKELYGFKIAFHNLSYNEVGYATVLSRATAGIYRNKVIYALPGSLNACKTAINIIKKETGHIIRHLLE encoded by the coding sequence ATGCATAAAGGACTGGATAATGTAAAATATGCTGTAATAACTGTAAGTGATAGTAGATTTAATGAGCTCCTATGTGGAAAAGATATCGAGGATAAATCAGGAGATTATTTAAGGAACGAATTAAAGGCTCAATATTATGCACTAATTCCAGATAACAGGGATATGTTAAAAGGATTAATAAACCATATAATAGATTTTTTTGATATAGATTGCATTGTAATCACCGGGGGAACGGGTATATCAAATAGGGATAACACACCCGATGTATTGAGCGAGTTATTTGAGAAGGAGCTCTATGGATTTAAAATAGCATTCCATAATTTAAGCTATAATGAAGTAGGGTATGCAACAGTTCTTTCAAGAGCAACTGCGGGAATTTACCGAAATAAAGTAATATACGCACTACCTGGCTCATTAAATGCCTGTAAAACTGCAATTAATATTATAAAAAAAGAAACTGGTCATATTATAAGACACCTATTGGAATAG
- a CDS encoding DNA integrity scanning protein DisA nucleotide-binding domain protein, producing the protein MDRIKSILKYGYKLAIDVNADIFLIFTETGKTYDIFKEYVESVEHLQSTVEYGNNNSTDERDCKGRVSRNLKIIVSTPNEDTYFNLKNEKRIIPILMNYRNKNKATMIKQGVIKLFENNLIKKGDLIVAVLGLPKVSGGTNSITLIEVNTYNPILKFYQYINSIEKIEGMVISEILDIAMELAVEGREGKPVGTIFVIGDTEKVLKMSSQLILNPFKCHDAIIFDKKVKGTIKELSTIDGAFIITEKGEVKSAGRYIECIGGNLNLPLGLGARHYAAAAISKHTDAIAITVSESGGIIRVFKDGEILVEINPNKLDDENSYIY; encoded by the coding sequence ATGGACAGGATTAAATCAATTTTAAAATATGGATATAAATTAGCTATCGATGTAAATGCAGATATATTTTTAATATTTACAGAAACAGGTAAAACATACGACATATTTAAAGAGTATGTGGAATCTGTTGAACATCTTCAAAGTACGGTAGAATATGGCAATAATAATTCTACCGATGAAAGAGATTGTAAGGGGCGTGTTAGCCGTAATTTAAAAATAATCGTTTCTACACCAAATGAGGATACATATTTTAATCTTAAAAATGAAAAACGAATAATACCTATACTAATGAATTATCGAAACAAAAATAAAGCTACAATGATAAAACAGGGGGTTATAAAACTATTCGAGAATAACCTTATAAAAAAAGGTGATTTAATAGTGGCAGTATTAGGACTTCCAAAAGTTTCAGGTGGGACTAATTCCATAACCTTAATTGAGGTAAATACTTATAACCCTATATTAAAATTCTACCAATATATAAATTCCATAGAAAAAATTGAAGGAATGGTCATAAGTGAAATATTGGATATTGCCATGGAGCTCGCTGTGGAAGGTAGGGAAGGGAAACCCGTAGGAACCATATTTGTTATAGGTGATACTGAAAAAGTGCTTAAAATGTCAAGTCAGCTTATACTGAATCCGTTTAAGTGTCACGATGCAATAATATTTGATAAAAAAGTAAAAGGAACAATAAAGGAGCTCTCTACAATAGATGGTGCATTTATTATTACTGAAAAGGGGGAGGTAAAATCTGCTGGAAGATACATAGAATGTATTGGTGGTAATTTAAATCTTCCACTTGGTCTCGGAGCTCGACATTATGCAGCTGCGGCTATCTCAAAACATACCGATGCAATAGCCATTACAGTTTCTGAAAGTGGTGGAATAATTAGAGTTTTTAAAGATGGAGAAATACTTGTAGAAATAAATCCAAATAAATTGGATGATGAAAATTCTTATATATATTAA
- a CDS encoding radical SAM protein produces MISLLIKPKVLQIETTNDCNSNCKICMRSYLKRPVGYMNFEDFKKLPLKDFNEVALHGWGECLLHPDLFKMVSYVHSLGVKTSLCSNGTLLDKRLDELLNSGLDEIAFGIYSLEGKDKVIENIRMLVEEAKRNNNPIKTYIDITMFKDNLENIPEIIDKGIDIGVSGIVLHRLFDIYGVDDSIKYGLNSKEEKNLQGKLLKNIKVK; encoded by the coding sequence ATGATATCACTGTTGATAAAACCAAAAGTATTACAGATTGAAACTACCAACGATTGTAATAGTAATTGCAAAATATGTATGAGAAGTTATTTAAAACGTCCAGTAGGCTACATGAATTTCGAAGACTTTAAAAAATTACCACTGAAAGATTTTAATGAGGTAGCATTACACGGTTGGGGAGAATGTTTATTACATCCTGATTTGTTTAAAATGGTGTCCTATGTTCATTCTCTCGGAGTAAAAACAAGTTTATGCTCTAATGGAACATTGTTGGATAAAAGATTAGATGAACTTCTTAATAGTGGATTGGATGAAATTGCATTTGGAATATATTCACTAGAAGGTAAGGATAAAGTTATTGAAAACATAAGAATGCTTGTTGAAGAAGCAAAAAGAAATAATAATCCAATTAAAACATATATCGACATTACAATGTTTAAGGATAACTTGGAAAATATTCCTGAAATTATAGATAAAGGTATAGATATCGGTGTTAGTGGAATAGTATTGCATAGACTTTTTGACATATATGGTGTTGATGACAGTATTAAATATGGTTTAAATAGCAAAGAAGAAAAAAATTTACAAGGGAAATTGTTGAAAAATATAAAGGTAAAATAA
- a CDS encoding class I SAM-dependent methyltransferase, which translates to MNRKLVEYYDNLANEYNNLYYGRKLRWMREIENIIIKNEIKKDYLVLDIGCGTGEQLQKLNNTAIGLDISLKMAKIAHSKTNKFIVVGNVENIPFKSKTFDCVISFFGALNHVQLNRALKEIRRVLKNDGILIFTVANVYDIRWIIKALMRKGIKNTKKAVKNKKGEIVKVIAGKK; encoded by the coding sequence ATGAATAGAAAGTTGGTAGAATATTATGATAATTTAGCAAATGAATACAATAATTTGTATTATGGAAGAAAATTAAGATGGATGAGGGAAATAGAAAATATAATAATAAAAAACGAAATTAAAAAGGATTATTTGGTTCTTGATATTGGATGCGGAACAGGCGAGCAATTACAAAAATTGAATAATACTGCAATAGGTCTTGATATATCCCTAAAAATGGCAAAAATAGCACATAGCAAAACAAATAAATTTATTGTAGTAGGTAATGTAGAAAATATCCCATTTAAGAGTAAAACTTTTGATTGTGTAATATCATTTTTCGGAGCTCTGAATCATGTGCAACTTAACCGAGCTCTGAAAGAGATAAGACGCGTATTAAAAAACGATGGAATTTTAATATTCACAGTTGCAAATGTCTATGATATAAGATGGATAATTAAAGCCCTAATGCGAAAAGGTATAAAAAATACTAAAAAAGCTGTTAAAAATAAAAAAGGAGAGATTGTAAAAGTTATAGCTGGAAAAAAATAA
- the galU gene encoding UTP--glucose-1-phosphate uridylyltransferase GalU: protein MIKKAVIPAAGFGTRLLPVTKAKPKEMLTVVDKPIIQYVIEDLSDAGVNNILIITGKGKSAIENHFDKNFELEEKLKNSGKKELLNMVRKIDNLANIYYTRQKEQKGLGDAIYCGKEFVGKEYFLAMVGDTIYSQNVVKKMLEVYDKYKCSVILLERVPKEIVYKYGVISGNEIEKGIFEIDNLVEKPSVEEAPSNLIITGAYLLSPNIFKHLKNTKTGKGGEIQLTDALRSLLKDEKIIGVEVNCKRYDIGDIEGWLKANVEIALEKMPEFRDYLKGIIKDKIM, encoded by the coding sequence ATGATAAAAAAAGCGGTAATACCTGCGGCGGGTTTTGGAACAAGATTATTACCCGTTACAAAAGCCAAACCAAAGGAAATGCTTACGGTTGTGGATAAACCCATTATACAGTATGTAATCGAAGATTTATCCGATGCAGGTGTTAATAATATTTTAATAATTACGGGAAAAGGAAAAAGTGCCATAGAAAACCATTTTGATAAGAATTTTGAATTGGAGGAGAAGTTAAAAAACAGCGGGAAAAAGGAATTACTGAATATGGTTAGAAAAATCGACAATCTTGCAAATATATATTACACCAGACAGAAGGAACAGAAAGGACTTGGAGATGCTATATACTGCGGAAAAGAATTTGTTGGAAAAGAGTATTTTTTAGCCATGGTTGGAGATACGATATATTCCCAAAATGTCGTAAAAAAAATGCTTGAAGTATATGATAAATATAAATGTTCTGTAATTTTGCTTGAAAGAGTTCCAAAGGAAATAGTTTATAAATATGGAGTAATATCTGGAAATGAGATTGAAAAAGGCATTTTTGAAATAGATAATTTAGTTGAAAAACCATCAGTTGAGGAAGCTCCATCAAATTTAATAATAACTGGTGCTTATTTGCTATCGCCTAATATTTTCAAACATTTAAAAAATACAAAAACAGGAAAAGGTGGGGAAATCCAATTAACCGATGCCTTAAGATCCCTTTTAAAAGATGAAAAAATAATAGGGGTTGAAGTAAATTGCAAAAGATACGATATTGGGGATATTGAGGGGTGGTTAAAGGCTAATGTTGAAATAGCATTAGAAAAAATGCCTGAATTTAGAGATTATTTGAAAGGGATTATCAAAGATAAAATAATGTAG
- the cfbB gene encoding Ni-sirohydrochlorin a,c-diamide synthase → MKDFKRVVLAGTSSMVGKTTISTGIMKALSKKYNVQPYKIGPDYIDPTYHTLATGNYSRNLDSFFMEDYQIRELFKRNSKNKDISIIEGVRGLYEGISPYNDVGSTASVSKSLNAPVILIMDARSLTRSAAAIIKGFKSFDEHVNIQGVIFNKIRGKNHYKKLKDAVKHYIPDIEIIGAIPRDEKLEVSQRHLGLVPTPENRDNINKNIDMWGHVVEEYLDLDKIVEISEKSENNELGSNYYNNNHYNDFLLWNVNKNRCTIGIAYDEVFNFYYWDNFDALEENGAKLKFFSPLNDESIPNCDILYFGGGYPEIFANELNKNKSMIESIRNFDGKIYGECGGLMYLTNSINGIEMLKMLNCDAIMTKNVQGLSYVNGTFIHDCPTGKIGGKFRAHEFHYSKLINIKEKLFAYKINRGKGIINNMDGILSNNGRILGGYAHQHCVGNPYFASSIVEDLK, encoded by the coding sequence ATGAAAGACTTTAAACGAGTTGTATTAGCTGGAACTTCTTCAATGGTAGGGAAAACCACCATATCAACAGGAATAATGAAGGCTCTTTCAAAAAAATACAATGTCCAGCCTTATAAAATAGGACCAGATTATATAGACCCAACATACCATACATTAGCCACAGGGAATTACAGTAGAAATTTAGACTCATTTTTTATGGAGGATTATCAAATTAGGGAATTATTTAAAAGAAATTCTAAAAATAAGGATATAAGTATTATAGAAGGAGTTAGAGGATTATATGAGGGCATATCTCCATATAACGATGTAGGAAGCACAGCATCAGTTTCAAAATCATTAAATGCTCCTGTAATATTAATAATGGATGCGAGGAGTTTAACTAGAAGTGCAGCCGCAATTATAAAAGGATTTAAAAGTTTTGATGAGCATGTTAATATTCAAGGCGTTATATTTAACAAAATAAGAGGAAAAAATCACTATAAAAAATTGAAAGATGCAGTAAAACATTATATTCCAGATATAGAAATAATTGGGGCAATACCAAGGGATGAAAAACTTGAAGTATCTCAAAGACATTTGGGGCTTGTTCCAACGCCTGAAAATAGAGATAATATCAATAAAAATATAGATATGTGGGGGCATGTAGTTGAAGAATATCTTGATTTGGACAAAATCGTAGAAATAAGTGAAAAAAGTGAAAATAATGAGCTCGGTAGTAACTATTATAACAATAACCATTATAATGATTTTTTACTCTGGAATGTAAATAAAAACAGATGCACCATTGGAATAGCTTATGATGAGGTATTTAATTTCTATTATTGGGATAATTTCGATGCATTGGAGGAAAATGGAGCAAAACTTAAATTTTTTAGCCCTTTAAATGATGAATCTATTCCAAATTGTGATATTCTTTATTTTGGGGGGGGGTATCCAGAAATATTTGCAAATGAATTGAATAAAAATAAATCAATGATTGAATCTATAAGAAACTTTGATGGTAAAATATACGGGGAATGCGGGGGATTGATGTATTTAACCAACTCCATAAATGGCATTGAAATGTTGAAAATGTTAAACTGCGATGCTATAATGACTAAAAATGTTCAAGGTTTAAGTTATGTTAATGGCACATTTATACATGACTGCCCAACTGGAAAAATTGGTGGTAAATTCAGAGCTCATGAATTCCATTATTCGAAACTAATAAATATAAAAGAAAAATTATTTGCATATAAAATAAATAGGGGAAAAGGTATAATAAATAATATGGATGGGATATTATCCAATAATGGGAGAATACTTGGGGGATATGCCCATCAACATTGTGTAGGAAACCCATATTTCGCTTCTTCCATTGTGGAGGATTTAAAATAA
- a CDS encoding SDR family oxidoreductase: MKVLITGGAGFIGSHIVDKFLNNNHEVVVLDNLSTGNFRNISNNKNNNKNIEFINKDIRDNDLNLEGIDVVIHHAAQINVRTSVEKPVYDGNINILGTINLLEKIRQYDVKKIIFASSGGAVYGEPHYMPVDEKHPVAPLCPYGMSKYCGEEYIKLYNRLYGLNYTILRYANVFGERQDPMGEAGVISIFIDKIMKNQRPTIFGDGNQTRDFVYVGDVANANLMALNWKNEIVNIGTGKETSVNELFDVIARELNYKYKPIYDKPREGEVYRIALNINRAKELGWKPTVNLEEGIKRTVDWMKSL; this comes from the coding sequence GTGAAAGTTTTAATTACTGGTGGGGCAGGATTTATTGGAAGTCATATTGTTGATAAATTTTTAAATAACAATCATGAAGTTGTTGTTTTGGATAATTTGAGCACTGGAAATTTTAGGAATATTTCTAACAATAAAAATAATAATAAAAATATTGAATTTATAAATAAAGATATCCGCGATAATGACTTAAATCTTGAAGGTATTGATGTGGTTATACATCATGCAGCCCAGATAAATGTTAGAACATCCGTTGAAAAACCAGTTTATGATGGAAATATAAATATTTTAGGAACTATTAATCTACTTGAAAAAATAAGGCAGTATGATGTTAAAAAAATTATATTTGCATCATCGGGAGGGGCAGTATATGGTGAGCCACATTATATGCCTGTTGATGAAAAGCACCCCGTAGCTCCGTTATGTCCCTATGGAATGAGTAAATATTGCGGGGAGGAATACATAAAATTATATAATAGATTATACGGATTAAATTACACGATTTTAAGATATGCAAATGTATTTGGAGAGAGACAAGACCCAATGGGAGAGGCAGGAGTAATAAGTATATTTATAGATAAAATCATGAAAAATCAAAGACCTACAATATTTGGGGATGGAAATCAGACAAGAGACTTTGTTTATGTTGGAGATGTGGCAAATGCAAATTTAATGGCTCTAAATTGGAAAAATGAAATTGTAAATATAGGAACTGGAAAAGAAACATCAGTTAATGAGTTATTTGATGTAATCGCAAGGGAATTGAATTACAAGTACAAACCGATATATGATAAACCGAGAGAAGGCGAGGTTTATAGAATAGCACTAAATATAAATAGGGCAAAGGAGCTCGGATGGAAACCTACTGTGAATTTAGAAGAAGGTATTAAAAGGACTGTTGATTGGATGAAAAGCTTATAA
- the prf1 gene encoding peptide chain release factor aRF-1 — MSNSATDTYIFKKALKELKNKKGKGTELISLYIPAGKRLSDVGQYLREELSQSSNIKSKTTRKNVQSAIEVILQRLKLLKEPLEKGVIIFAGMIPRGGPGTEKMETYVLEPPEPVKTFVYRCDSQFYTEPLEDFIQEKDIYGIILIDRNEATLALVKGKNIQILKRLTSGVPGKFKAGGQSARRLERLIDDAANQFMVRVGEYANEAFLPLLQEKKLKGILVGGPGNTKNEFVNKDYLHHELKKIILETYDLCYTEEFGVRELLDKASGLLRDLDLMKEKEVVQKFFKELIKEDGGLAAYGEKEVMKYLEMGAVDTLIITDNINMSRVTIRCNNCDYMEEMNIKNEDIPKLEESLKTKTCPKCGGMLYIDKIEDIIEYFARLCDESGANLRIVSTDTEEGSQIYKAFKGIAAILRYRLD, encoded by the coding sequence ATGAGTAATTCGGCAACTGATACATATATATTCAAAAAGGCGTTAAAGGAACTAAAAAACAAAAAAGGAAAAGGAACGGAATTAATAAGCCTATATATTCCAGCGGGAAAAAGACTTTCTGATGTGGGACAGTATTTAAGAGAGGAGCTCTCACAATCTTCAAATATTAAAAGTAAAACAACAAGAAAAAATGTCCAATCGGCGATTGAGGTAATATTGCAGCGATTAAAACTTTTAAAAGAACCCCTTGAAAAAGGAGTAATTATATTTGCTGGAATGATTCCGAGGGGAGGTCCTGGAACTGAGAAAATGGAAACCTATGTATTGGAACCACCTGAACCTGTAAAAACATTTGTATATAGGTGTGATTCTCAATTTTATACAGAACCGTTGGAGGATTTTATTCAGGAGAAGGATATATATGGGATTATACTTATTGACAGAAATGAAGCTACCCTTGCTCTTGTTAAAGGAAAAAACATTCAAATCTTAAAAAGATTAACAAGTGGAGTTCCTGGAAAATTCAAAGCAGGAGGTCAGTCTGCTAGAAGGCTTGAAAGACTTATTGATGACGCTGCAAATCAATTCATGGTAAGAGTGGGGGAATATGCAAACGAGGCTTTTTTACCATTACTTCAAGAAAAAAAATTAAAAGGAATTCTTGTTGGAGGTCCTGGAAACACAAAAAACGAATTTGTAAATAAGGATTATTTGCATCATGAATTAAAAAAGATAATATTGGAAACCTACGATTTATGTTATACCGAGGAGTTCGGAGTTAGGGAACTTTTAGATAAGGCATCAGGTCTTTTAAGAGATTTAGACTTAATGAAGGAAAAAGAAGTTGTCCAAAAATTCTTTAAAGAACTCATAAAAGAGGATGGAGGTCTTGCGGCGTATGGTGAAAAAGAGGTTATGAAATATCTTGAAATGGGGGCAGTCGATACACTTATTATTACAGATAATATCAATATGTCGAGAGTAACGATAAGATGTAATAATTGTGATTATATGGAAGAGATGAATATAAAAAATGAAGATATTCCAAAATTAGAAGAATCTCTAAAAACAAAAACCTGTCCAAAATGTGGAGGTATGCTTTATATCGATAAAATAGAGGACATAATAGAATATTTTGCAAGATTGTGTGATGAATCAGGAGCTAATTTGAGAATAGTTTCAACAGATACTGAAGAGGGAAGCCAAATATACAAAGCATTTAAGGGCATTGCGGCTATATTGAGATATAGATTAGATTAA
- a CDS encoding radical SAM protein codes for MKIVLRNEICDRLESIVKNLKVSKHCIGCEGLDLNNKNPYHHPSIEITQKCEHNCIFCYSKLVKIKPGIYGIDPNNPDTKGHTAITISQYGEPLTYPDKVKKAIKFTKSLNLRCDLQTNGVNLNEELIKEFKEIGLDIVMISLSASKPETHKIITNSDTFEKVLNNIQIASKYIYTIVRCVYIPNFNENELTELAEILNNNTNVKEIMVHQLIVHDKNLKDLKNIGNIDMVGKIRDLLLLVDEMKKRAPNINITIKGCLLVNLKGMDGFMLNSITSDCFADVPEIKREHYPFIL; via the coding sequence TTGAAAATTGTTCTTAGAAATGAAATTTGCGACAGATTAGAATCTATTGTGAAAAATTTAAAGGTATCAAAACACTGTATAGGTTGCGAAGGGCTTGATTTAAATAATAAAAATCCATACCATCACCCATCAATAGAAATAACCCAAAAGTGCGAACATAACTGCATATTTTGTTATTCAAAGTTGGTAAAAATAAAACCGGGAATTTATGGAATTGACCCCAACAATCCAGATACCAAAGGACATACCGCTATAACAATTAGTCAATATGGAGAACCGCTTACCTATCCAGATAAGGTTAAAAAGGCTATAAAATTTACAAAATCATTAAATTTAAGGTGTGATTTGCAGACTAATGGGGTTAATTTGAATGAAGAGTTAATAAAAGAATTTAAGGAAATAGGGCTTGATATTGTAATGATAAGTTTAAGTGCTTCAAAACCTGAAACTCATAAGATTATTACAAATTCAGACACCTTTGAAAAGGTTTTAAATAATATACAAATAGCATCGAAGTATATATATACCATTGTAAGATGTGTATATATTCCAAATTTTAATGAAAATGAACTTACTGAATTAGCAGAGATATTAAATAATAACACGAATGTTAAAGAGATTATGGTTCATCAATTAATCGTTCATGATAAAAATTTAAAGGATTTAAAAAATATAGGAAATATAGATATGGTTGGAAAGATTAGAGACCTTCTCTTACTTGTTGATGAAATGAAAAAGAGAGCTCCGAATATTAACATTACAATAAAGGGATGTCTTTTAGTTAATTTAAAAGGTATGGATGGTTTTATGCTAAACTCTATAACTTCTGACTGTTTTGCAGATGTGCCAGAAATTAAAAGGGAACATTATCCATTTATATTATAA
- the hacA gene encoding homoaconitase large subunit encodes MTLAEKILSKKLGKKVYAGDTIEINIDLAMTHDGTTPLSAKAFKQIADKVWDNKKIVIVFDHNVPANTAKAANMQKITREFIKEQDIIHHYFEGEGICHQVLPEKGHVKPNMVIAGGDSHTCTYGAFGAFSTGFGATDMGYIFATGKTWMKVPKTIRVNVNGKNEKISGKDIILRICKEVGRRGATYMALEYGGEAIKNLKMEDRMVLSNMAIEMGGKVGIIEADDITYNYLKNRISEKELLTLKKNRITVDENEDYYKVIDIDITNMEEQIACPHHPDNVKPVSEVSGTHIDQVFIGSCTNGRLNDLRIAAKYLKGKKVHEGVRLIVIPASKSILKQALKEGLIDIFVDAGALICTPGCGPCLGAHQGVLADGDVCLSTTNRNFKGRMGNVNAEIYLSSPKIAAISAVKGYISNEE; translated from the coding sequence ATGACATTAGCAGAGAAAATTTTATCAAAAAAATTAGGAAAAAAGGTTTATGCAGGAGATACCATAGAAATAAATATCGATTTGGCAATGACGCATGATGGAACTACGCCACTTTCAGCAAAGGCATTTAAACAGATAGCCGATAAAGTATGGGATAATAAAAAAATAGTAATAGTTTTTGACCACAATGTTCCAGCAAATACGGCAAAAGCTGCAAACATGCAAAAAATAACAAGAGAATTTATAAAAGAACAGGATATAATACACCATTATTTTGAAGGTGAAGGGATTTGCCACCAAGTCCTTCCTGAAAAGGGACATGTAAAACCAAACATGGTAATTGCAGGAGGAGACAGTCATACATGCACTTATGGAGCATTTGGAGCTTTTTCCACAGGATTTGGAGCAACAGATATGGGATACATATTTGCAACAGGAAAAACATGGATGAAAGTCCCAAAAACCATAAGGGTAAATGTAAATGGAAAAAATGAAAAAATTAGTGGAAAAGATATTATTTTAAGAATCTGCAAAGAGGTTGGAAGAAGAGGAGCTACATATATGGCTCTTGAATATGGTGGAGAAGCCATTAAAAATCTAAAAATGGAAGATAGAATGGTTCTGAGCAATATGGCTATCGAGATGGGTGGAAAGGTTGGAATTATTGAAGCTGATGATATAACATACAATTATTTAAAAAATAGGATTTCTGAAAAGGAACTACTAACTTTAAAAAAGAATAGAATTACAGTGGATGAAAATGAAGATTATTATAAGGTAATAGATATAGATATAACCAATATGGAAGAGCAAATAGCCTGCCCGCACCATCCAGATAATGTAAAACCTGTTTCAGAAGTGAGTGGAACTCATATTGACCAGGTGTTTATAGGTTCATGCACAAATGGAAGATTAAATGATTTAAGAATAGCTGCAAAGTATTTAAAGGGAAAAAAAGTTCATGAGGGTGTGAGATTGATTGTAATACCTGCATCAAAGTCGATACTTAAACAGGCTTTAAAAGAAGGTTTAATTGATATATTTGTTGATGCCGGAGCTCTCATCTGCACGCCAGGATGTGGTCCATGTTTAGGAGCTCATCAAGGTGTTTTAGCAGATGGGGATGTTTGTTTATCAACGACAAATAGAAACTTTAAAGGAAGAATGGGTAATGTAAATGCTGAAATATATTTATCATCTCCAAAAATTGCAGCAATAAGTGCTGTTAAGGGATATATATCAAATGAAGAATAA